One Clostridium sp. CM027 genomic window carries:
- the iolE gene encoding myo-inosose-2 dehydratase: MLDSKKVKLGIAPIAWTNDDMPDLGKENTFDQCLSEAALAGFQGTEVGNKYPKDVKVLKKALELRGLEIASGWFSSFLTTKPYEETKAEFIKHRDFLHALGANIIVVAEQGHSVQGEVDTPVFDEKYHFNEEEWKLLGNGLNKLGKLAQDKGMKLVYHHHMGTGVQTTEEIDKLMSITDEKLVYLLFDSGHLVYSGEEHIEILKKYINRIKHVHLKDIRPEIAKKVKDEKLSFLKGVRLGAFTVPGDGSIDFNAIFKILAENNYEGWLLVEAEQDPAKANPFEYAVKARKYIKETCGL, encoded by the coding sequence ATGTTAGATAGTAAAAAGGTCAAATTAGGTATTGCTCCAATTGCATGGACAAATGATGATATGCCAGATTTAGGAAAAGAAAACACTTTTGATCAGTGCTTGAGTGAAGCCGCATTAGCTGGTTTCCAAGGAACAGAGGTAGGAAATAAGTATCCAAAGGATGTTAAAGTTTTAAAAAAGGCTTTAGAGCTTAGAGGGTTGGAAATTGCAAGCGGTTGGTTTAGTTCATTCTTAACCACGAAACCATATGAAGAAACTAAGGCGGAATTCATTAAGCATAGAGATTTTCTACATGCTTTGGGAGCTAATATAATCGTTGTAGCTGAGCAGGGACATAGCGTACAAGGTGAAGTAGATACTCCAGTGTTTGATGAAAAGTACCATTTTAATGAGGAAGAATGGAAGCTGCTTGGAAATGGATTAAACAAGCTAGGAAAGTTGGCCCAAGATAAGGGAATGAAGCTCGTTTACCATCATCATATGGGAACAGGAGTACAAACAACAGAAGAAATCGACAAGCTTATGAGCATTACTGATGAAAAGTTAGTTTACTTGTTGTTTGATTCAGGTCATTTAGTATATTCAGGTGAGGAGCATATAGAAATACTTAAAAAATATATAAATAGAATCAAGCATGTTCATTTAAAAGATATTAGACCGGAGATAGCAAAAAAGGTTAAAGATGAAAAACTTAGTTTCTTAAAAGGAGTTCGATTAGGAGCTTTTACAGTACCAGGTGATGGAAGCATTGATTTTAATGCAATATTCAAAATTTTAGCAGAAAACAATTATGAGGGTTGGCTATTGGTGGAAGCAGAACAAGACCCTGCAAAGGCAAATCCATTTGAATATGCAGTAAAGGCAAGAAAATATATTAAAGAGACATGCGGACTATAA
- the iolG gene encoding inositol 2-dehydrogenase: protein MLKVGIIGVGRIGKVHGESISKYVKNAEIKSIADAYLNDATREWAKSKGILEVYTDYKKILEDPEIDAVLICSSTDTHSPISIEAIRAGKHVFCEKPIDHDLTRIKEVINELGKSKVKYQVGFNRRFDHNFKSIKNAVASGKIGEPHILKITSRDPEPPSIDYVKISGGMFLDMTIHDFDMARYLLDSEVEEVYALGNVLIDNAIGEAGDIDTAIITLKMQNGTLAVIDNSRQSAYGYDQRAEVFGSLGQVSIANDSTSSAVVSTQDGVTGEKPLFFFLERYMQAYAQEVTEFIDAIVNNTDTPVDGEDGLQAVLIGEAATKSLHENRPVKLSEIKF from the coding sequence ATGTTAAAGGTTGGAATTATTGGTGTAGGAAGAATTGGGAAGGTACATGGAGAAAGTATATCAAAATATGTTAAAAATGCTGAAATTAAATCAATTGCTGATGCATACTTAAACGATGCTACAAGAGAATGGGCAAAGAGTAAGGGAATACTTGAGGTATATACTGACTATAAAAAAATATTAGAAGATCCAGAAATTGATGCAGTATTAATTTGCTCCTCAACAGATACACACTCACCAATCTCAATAGAAGCAATAAGAGCAGGAAAGCATGTTTTCTGTGAAAAACCAATTGATCATGATTTAACTAGAATAAAAGAAGTCATTAATGAATTAGGTAAATCTAAGGTTAAGTATCAAGTAGGGTTTAATAGAAGATTTGACCACAACTTTAAATCAATTAAGAATGCGGTTGCTAGTGGAAAAATTGGAGAACCTCATATTTTGAAAATAACTTCAAGAGATCCTGAGCCACCTTCAATAGATTATGTGAAGATTTCTGGTGGCATGTTCTTAGATATGACAATTCATGATTTTGATATGGCTAGATATCTTTTAGATAGTGAAGTTGAAGAAGTTTATGCACTCGGTAATGTATTGATAGACAACGCTATAGGCGAAGCTGGGGACATTGATACAGCTATTATAACATTAAAGATGCAAAACGGAACTTTAGCAGTAATTGATAACTCAAGGCAGTCAGCTTATGGATATGATCAAAGGGCTGAAGTGTTCGGATCATTAGGTCAGGTTTCAATAGCAAATGATAGCACTTCATCGGCAGTAGTATCAACTCAAGATGGTGTTACAGGAGAAAAACCATTATTCTTCTTCCTAGAAAGATATATGCAGGCTTATGCGCAGGAAGTAACAGAATTTATTGACGCAATTGTAAATAATACAGATACACCTGTAGATGGTGAAGATGGGTTACAAGCTGTATTAATTGGTGAAGCTGCTACAAAATCATTACATGAGAACAGACCAGTTAAATTATCTGAAATTAAATTTTAA
- a CDS encoding zinc-binding dehydrogenase: MVLEKAELFKNKAVMLSGPQKIEVKEIKLNPIKDGEILIKVNYVALCGSDIKLYEGKYLGPHSYPIILGHEWVGKISSIGENVKGNWNIGDLVTGDCSIYCDECTLCKENKNQCDNVEKRGITIDGACAQYIIENEKYIYHCPKISKHKAFVLAEPMAVAVQAITNRIEKSKLKKINNALVLGAGGIGVMSLFVLREIGIPNITVADIESKKLELISSFDFSNVNTVNMDFKDSIGESNNCYDLIIEATGSGEAFKKALILAERCGTVICIGHQNYIDLDFETVIKKALSIYGSIGGTGGFEKAIQIIEKNSENISKVITETIPLDDVEKEFIDGLKISDNIKIAINLQV, translated from the coding sequence ATGGTTTTAGAAAAAGCGGAGCTTTTTAAAAACAAAGCTGTAATGTTAAGTGGTCCCCAAAAGATAGAAGTTAAAGAAATAAAATTGAACCCAATCAAGGATGGTGAAATACTCATAAAGGTTAATTATGTAGCCCTTTGTGGTTCCGATATAAAACTATATGAAGGAAAATACTTAGGTCCACATAGTTATCCCATCATTTTGGGACATGAATGGGTAGGAAAAATAAGTTCTATTGGGGAAAATGTAAAAGGAAATTGGAATATTGGAGATTTAGTAACTGGAGATTGTTCTATCTATTGTGATGAATGTACTCTCTGTAAAGAGAATAAAAATCAATGTGACAATGTAGAAAAAAGAGGTATAACAATTGACGGAGCATGTGCACAATATATTATTGAAAATGAGAAGTATATTTATCATTGCCCAAAAATTAGCAAACATAAGGCGTTTGTTCTAGCAGAACCTATGGCTGTTGCTGTACAAGCAATAACCAACAGAATTGAAAAATCAAAATTAAAAAAAATTAATAATGCTTTGGTACTAGGTGCCGGCGGGATAGGCGTGATGTCATTATTTGTATTACGAGAGATAGGTATCCCTAATATTACAGTGGCAGATATAGAAAGCAAGAAACTAGAGTTGATTTCTTCATTTGATTTTTCTAATGTAAATACAGTTAACATGGATTTTAAGGATAGTATAGGGGAGTCAAATAATTGTTATGATCTTATCATTGAGGCTACTGGAAGTGGAGAAGCGTTTAAGAAAGCACTTATTCTAGCTGAAAGATGTGGAACTGTCATTTGCATTGGTCATCAGAACTATATTGATTTAGATTTTGAAACAGTTATTAAAAAAGCATTAAGTATTTATGGCAGTATTGGCGGTACAGGAGGATTTGAAAAAGCAATACAAATAATAGAGAAGAACAGTGAAAATATTTCAAAAGTAATTACTGAGACAATACCATTGGACGACGTTGAAAAAGAGTTTATTGATGGATTAAAAATATCAGATAATATTAAAATTGCGATAAATTTACAAGTATAA
- a CDS encoding sugar phosphate isomerase/epimerase, whose translation MPKISYNTNGLRKLELIEAINKVKNFGYDGLEMSFHDNHINPLNVSRERLLQVKKICKDIDIDIVCIATGADKLLSSEKLLSSEPFEPSLINTEKEGRRKRIDLLKKSIAVAKYLEVPVLNFASGKLKEGMDKEKAMEYLCEGIDTLLEEDDKIILAIEPEPNFFVGTSAVAVELIKKINNPRFRLNLDIGHVYCCENDFYGALENSLQYTRHIHIEDIKNKVHYHQIPGEGDINFQKVFEILKKYNYEDYVSVELYNHSEMCDKALKESKEYLTNVIDSF comes from the coding sequence ATGCCTAAAATAAGTTACAACACTAATGGATTAAGAAAACTGGAGTTGATTGAAGCCATCAACAAGGTAAAGAATTTTGGCTACGATGGCTTAGAAATGTCATTTCACGATAACCATATTAATCCATTAAACGTGAGTAGAGAGCGATTATTGCAAGTAAAAAAAATATGCAAAGATATAGATATAGATATCGTATGTATTGCTACTGGCGCTGATAAGTTATTAAGTTCTGAAAAGTTATTAAGTTCTGAACCATTTGAACCATCATTAATAAATACTGAAAAGGAGGGCAGAAGAAAAAGAATTGATTTGTTAAAAAAATCAATAGCTGTAGCTAAATATTTAGAAGTACCTGTTTTAAATTTTGCAAGTGGAAAATTAAAAGAAGGTATGGATAAAGAAAAAGCTATGGAGTATCTTTGTGAGGGAATTGATACCTTATTAGAAGAAGATGACAAAATAATACTAGCAATAGAACCAGAACCTAATTTTTTTGTCGGTACATCAGCGGTTGCAGTAGAATTAATTAAAAAGATAAATAATCCAAGATTTAGGTTGAATTTAGATATTGGACATGTTTATTGCTGTGAAAATGATTTTTATGGAGCTTTAGAAAATTCTTTGCAATATACACGCCATATTCATATAGAAGATATTAAGAATAAGGTACATTATCATCAAATACCTGGAGAAGGAGATATAAACTTTCAAAAGGTGTTTGAAATCCTAAAGAAATATAACTATGAAGATTATGTAAGTGTAGAGTTATATAACCATTCAGAAATGTGTGATAAGGCATTAAAGGAAAGTAAAGAGTACCTAACTAATGTAATCGATAGTTTTTAG